AAAAGATCCAGAAAGAAACGTGAAAAAACCTACTCAAAGCTAGGTGTAGTTTTCGAATTAAATAAACCGTGTACTATCCGTAAAATAATAACATCACGTGACTGCCGTGTGAATAGCACGGAGCTATTAGCacgtgaccgtgcgaatagcCACTCCGTTTTTCTGTTGCTAATGTGCCTATCAATGTAGTCCCCAGATTCGGGATTGAGGTGGGGGAAGGTAGGAATTTGCATCACAGAACtcacctactggggaagtatTGGCAATAAAAACCCTGACCAAGCCTCGACTAGCAAAACCCGGAGATAGTGGGGCTAGGAAGGGATTTGTATGATTATGTGGCGTTCAGGCGTTGGTCAAGAGATTTGGGTTGTGAGTGGAttctagtagctagctagcatctGAGAAACTCCTTTCTAAAGGTACACGACTGCTTCAGTAAATTTCTTGTGAAGACAAACCCTCACCAAGTTGCACTGAACTGATTAAGGGCAGTGATTAATTGGACAGCAtgtttatggtaatgcacaaacAAACGTGGAAATCCATAGACAACAGCTCACAGAACGAACTCTTATCAGACTTCCCAGCTACTGTTGATATAATTAACATTCACGCTTTAAAAACATTAACTCCAGCTGCCATCTGGTGATTACTGTTATATGGAGCGCACCCTGACTAGCCACACGGTCTCTCTTGCTGAATGACTTCaaattatgcaccacagaccatcaaatttggtgtggcCATCGGGTAAGTGTTACTCTACACTTTGAATTTTCATGATTCAGGCTTGATGGCATtgttagccaatgttgtagtccatgGGTATgcattttcactactttccatgttgtCATCAGTAAAAAGGAAAGCATaaaattgttctacaaggtgagaagtGGTTGAAATCAAAACTCCTTACTGTCCTTAGCACTAGATTGTTCATTGGCCAAGTTATCTTTAAaaattgacttgaaatttatgGGTTATATAAGCGTACAATGAAGGCACGATATTTTACGATGGTCCAGCAGTCTTTGTATAGTCCACTGTTTAGTTCCAATGCTGCGTGCCATATGGTTTGTTAGGGGGTGGCAGATAAATATTCTGATTGCTGTTGCACTTATTCCATGACCACTGCCAGAATGAATAAAATCACTTCGCGGACTTTAAGATGAAACAAACACCAAAATTCTTAGCGGCTGATTACCGACTACTTTTACGAAAGTGTAAAAGTGTGATGTGCTAAGACTCTTTGTTCTAGTCAAAAGTGCAAGGAATGGAAGAAGAATGGTTTGCTATGGATTTGTGAACAGCAGAAAGGCCTTCAACAATGTTTCAGATATATCACCAAGACATTACCAGTAAATCTTTGCTTGGTCAACCTTGGTGCAAAAAAAAAaccgtgatgtaatctaattgcattctGGGAAGTATGCAACATTACCTCAAGGATGAACGAAAGTAGATTTACTGTACTGTAATTTATACGAAGGATTAATATCATTTTACTATTATAAGCATAGTTAACTTTTGCTGCCAGCAGGGGTTAGGGTTTACTGTTGTGTTTGTGCTTTTCTTTAGATATGGTCTCCTTGGTGCCAGTGGGTGTGGCAAGACCACATTGTTACGTTGTGTGCTGGGACGACTACCCATCCATTCAGGACAAATCTCCTTCATGGGTAAACCTCCTGGAGCTCCTGGACATACTGTACTTGGCAAATATGTGGGCTACATGCCTCAGGTATGCATTAAATAGGGTGGAATGTGTTTTCCTTTATGAATGCACTCACAACAGGATGGTGATTAGTAAACTTTTTTGTTCGCTGACAGGTATCACTATAGCTTATTACAGAGTACTTTCTGTTTCATTTGCTGTATTTACTGATCACCTCTGTTGAACCTTTAATAGTAGCCACCCTTGCCGCATGGTTTCATTAAACACTGCTGAATTTGTAGTAGAGATGAGCTAGTGTAGTTCTAGGGAGTTGCTGCTGTGTAGTAGTACTATGGCATTTGTTTTATAGATACTCCTTGTGTTAAACATTTGCACTTTGTGCCTTTTATTGTGTGTATTGACTAATAATGGAAATTGCTCTAGTTGTTGATCTACTCATTATTGTATTACTATAAACACTGCAATACTGTTAATGCGTGTTGATTTGCTGGCTAAGAAATATTGCTATGATTAAAATGCAGAACTGGGTGAAACAGATTCCAAAAGAAGCTTACCTAAGACATCTTCAGTGTATTTACTACAGTTAGCCACTTGGAAACAATATAAACCACTCCCAATATTAGGATGCAGTGTAACTTACAGCTTGTGTCTCATCTAATTTTCGTAATAATCAACTTTTTTTAGTGTCAGATTTTTTGTGTTAACATGAGACATGCAGACACTACATATAGCTAATAACAGATCCTTTACATGATCTTTTCATTTCTTAAGGCAATTGACCACACTAGCTCTGAAATGGGTATTAGTGATTTTACTATTTCGGTATCCTGAACAAAATCTTTCTGGGTATCCTAAGAatggtgacatcatcacttgttgAACAAACTATTGCTGTAGTCTCAACAAATAAAGATAGAATCACTACAACTGCAGCTGAGTGTGGTTTCAGTACACTACTAATCTTAGTGCAGAATTAGAAAGTATTTAACTTTGTTTCATCTACCAGGGTTAGTTGGTAATGATTGACAAGCTCTGAAGAAATTGTCCCAACTACTCCCTTTTTCCACGTTAACATTGCAGCACTATTGCCTAGTGTTGTGGTCACTTGAATGTTGCAAGAAATAAGATACGAAAAATATAGCATGTAAAGAGAGGGCAAGAGACAAATAGTAGCACGAGACAAAGTCAACTCTTGTCTTGAGACCAGTATTTTAGTGCTATATTTTTCATATATCACGAGCAAGGTAATGCTTTAACTAATTTAAATAACTTCCCTCAAGCCTGTAACTAGAACACGCTTGCACCACTAATAGCATTTAATAATAGCTTGAAACAGCCTACTTCATTCCGGATCATGATTAGAGGTATGCGATAAAATCTCGatacaaagcactgtaactttcaaagcgTCCAACCTATGGCGGCTGTgtaatttacatcattctactagTGATGCAACAAGGATTGAattgatacctagggttttacacTAAATGGTAAGTCCAAAACAAGCTGTGTAAATAACtttggtaaggaaacacgcGGACCTTTTCCATTTCTTTATAGAATGGTCCATAACTTGTTctctatcaccttgcaacaacttccattcaatTCGCCGTTGAATTTCTATCAGGCCTTGTATGACTCGCGTgggtaaacccacaattgaaattaaacatgtggcaGGGATTTTGAAACTCAGTCACAAGGGTCCgcgtgtttccttactgaaaagttatttaCGCAACTcagttcatcgcttcataatgATGTGGCTAAGTGCATTATTGTGGGTctcattgtggttgtaaacaagtATATCAGGTTTCCTCATAAATGAGGTACCTACACACTTCAAAGTCAATTCTGCATATATACCATTGTTTGAAATAGAATTAGTGTTATGTTGTATAGGATTATTTAGACCTTTTTACAGCACTAATAATGACTACTTTGCTTGTGACTAGTTTTAAGCTCAGGGCTTAAAGCCTCAGTATTCGCAATACAAAAGGCGGGGGTAACAGGGGGTTGTTCGATATATGGATTGCTCTCGTAAACATTAAGGCaatgtattttgttttgtaaaagacCCTAGATTTTGAGGTGAAACTCTCGTATCTTCTAGCACTAATCGGGTATGTATATTCTTGTGAACAACGTAACAATGCCACACTTTGTTGCATATCCCACACATTTTTATTTCATCCCAGAATGTCGACTTTTGCATAATTAATTATAAAGGCACTTATTCGCTGCTGACCTCCTCTGTGTTGTGCTTAATATTTTCAAGAAcctgttttattttatttacaaTATCATCTAAAAAGCATACAATCAGAAAGTGAGCATTGACTGCTGCTCAGTGATTTGTTGTACCATCACCTTCAAGCTGTTTATGAGCTGTATATTTAGTAGTTATACAGTGGACACTAGTGCTCTGCCTGAATGCAATACGCGCTACGCAATGTTTGAACGGACAGAAAATCCTCAGTGCCACAGTATAACACTCTATGGCTACTTAGCACCTGTTGACATAACCAGGGACAGCCCAGTAGTGCATTCCACAATAGTTAAGAGACAATCTGGCACTAGTTTATGATGCAATATTAACAAGTGAATGATGCAATAGCAATAAAAAGTTTTGAAAACGTTTTCAGTGTGGGGAGGCATAGCACACCAAACTTGTTGTCCATGCAATACTCGTGTCCCTCCCagcagggttctgcccacactggtcgGCAGCGGTTCCaaccagtacaattcttactTATCAATTCATGTTAACATTAGGCCACTACTCAGGAATAtctgggcagaaccctgcaGTCCCAGATGTAACCAGTGAACTGTGTAATGACCACCATTGTTGTACTGTTAATCGGCAAGCCTGAATCCTTTGTCTCCATTCCTACTATTGTAAATTGGAGTTCACGGGCTGTGAAATCATAGAATATCTTTAAATGGCTTCCACTGTCCCTTTAAATCCTGGCCTTTGTGCCTTCCGACACTTGATTTTGTTTTTGGTATGCAACATGTGCTCTTAACAGAACCATCAGAAATGTCACAGTATACCATTCACCCTGTCAAGAAGCACACTCTGATCACCTAGCTCTTAATAATGAGGACAATCCCCTGAAGGTCCATTTGCCTATGTGCAGTGTTATATTTAGATAGTACTTTCTGTTTTTGTTTTTGGGtgagcaccccccccccccccccctcaaccACAGTGCTTGCTACGTCTATGAATATTAAATACtctgtaataattattgttgggGTATACTGCCTCAGAAATTAATTATACAGTTTTAAACTTTCTTTATCTGAAGGAAACTGCTCTGATATATGAATTCACCATGTTGGAGTTGATGTACTATTTTGGTATCCTCTATCGGATGAACATGAAATACACGCGCAAGCGTACTGAATTCTTGAAGGAGTTTTTGAATTTGCCAACTATCCATTGTAGATGTGGAATCATGAGGTAATGTTGttgcgtgggtgtgtgtgtgtgtgcgcgcgcgcgtgcGCGTGCACACTATCAAAGCTATGTACAGACTTGTTCATCGTTTACTAAATTTAATAATCATCCTTTAAATTAACTGCTAAGGATATCATATTGCGTCCTAGTGCTATAAAACTGACACCTATAAAGATTTAGGAGCTTACATTATAAGCCTATCAGGCACATCCCTAAAATCATAGGAATGTGGGTAACTGGATCTCTCACACAATATTGCACGTAACATAGTGTAATAACCTGTGTGTTGTCAGTGTCAGACAGATAATGAATTGTGGAAGGTATGGCTTCATTCTCCTTTCCAAATAACTTCCTGATAACAaagctattaattttattgatttgtgtTTAGGGTAATTCAGGGGCTTCACTCAAGTGCTTCGCACCATTTTGTGGTTTAATGGTATGCTGTACACATGTGCCAATGTGGGTATCAACAATCACAAAATTTTgcctgtttcactataactaaGGGTTCCTAGTGGTACACAATGAAAACTTGTCCCAGGCGGTGTACAATGTTTAGTTATTACAGAGTATGGTGATCCAGTACACAAACAGTCTGCTCAAAAAGTTCTAAGACACTACTGAAATTTATTTGCATTCTGATCAAGTGATGTCTAATCCGGCTGCCAAGAAGGGGTGCATCATGCTGACTTTCAAATTAAACTAACCAACTGCTCTCCCTACATTATAGCTTAAAACCTATGTCACCAAGATAAAGACTATTATTGCTTAATGTTTTATGTAATTAAAAAGTTGTTGTTTTTTCACTACATTTCCTTTTTTTCTCATAGTCAGGTGGCTTAGTGAAATTACCGTTACCAAgtggacaaaagcaccaaatttggtgtgaGACTTCTTTAGGACCTATTAACCAATTTTAGCCTAGGAGCCCTCTCAGGATTTTAAGTACACACCCCCAAATCAAAATGGCTGCTATttacattaaaaattaatttttcaatGTCATAATAACTTAAGGACATTTTGCACTGTACCATTTGGTATAATAACATGTCATTTGAGTTCTTTAGTCAGTTACAGTATCTAAAGTGTTATTGCATTTACAGTTGCAAAGTGGTGAACATGGTAGATTAGCTTTTCCACACTTGCATTTTGTACAGTCTCCCTTACAAGCACACTTGATTAATTCTCTGCATGCCTTGGATACTTCTGGAATTGTCATCCAAACTGGCTGCCATGACTGTGCCTTGGTCCAAGCAAAATCTTCCAGAGATGGTATCTCTGGCTGTGCGTCAGTGCTGGTCATCCATACTCCAGCGTGGTACAAAGCCCGCTTTGTGTGCTGGAGAAGTGCATTCTGCGTAGGTGGTATTTTATCCATACTTCTGTTCTTGTGACAAAACAATTCCTTCCTTGCTTCATTCACTGAACTCGGCGGACTGGTTTTGTCATATAAGATGACTATCATCCGTTCGATTTTCTGGAAATGACCACAGTCTGTATTCAAATGCACGAATGGGTGGGTAGCCAGATACTGAAATGTTTCTGTAATCTCTTCATAGGCTTGCCATGCCTGCCATGCTGACTTCTTGCCCTTCCCTCTGAAGGCAGATGTCGTGTCACAGCCAGTCAGTGCATGGAATACTGGTAGTGCACGTGATCTTGGCTCCCCAAGAGTGGCACATATTGCATTAACACTGTACAGCCTGAAATTCTTACCCATACCAAAGGCAATCCAGATATCAACAGGTGATTCCATTGTGGTGAGCTCAAAAAATATGCCGACGAGAATGACAACTACATCAGTGTCTACAGTGCGTACTTCAATTTTCTTCAATCCCTGTTCCAGTGCATGACGTACGTGCACAACAATTCTGGTGTCAGCTTCTTCATGGTTGCAATTTGGCATTGCATTGTTGCCGGGGCCTACAGACACCACAGAGTGACCCAGTGTTATGTAAACTACTTTGTTGGGTGGAAAGGAGAACTCAGAAACCTTGGATGTGAGATATGCAAACAGCTCCTTTTTGTTATTTGGGTCATGAAGAAAATTCATCCAATTGCCTGGGATTTTGGTTGGACCAGACACCTTTCTCCGCACACCTCTACCTCTTTTCTACCGTGTAGATTCCTTCAGGCTGTCTGGCAAGTATAAGTCCCATACAATATCTACTCTTGCACAACCTTGTAGCTGCTTATTTATGTATGGAACAAATACTTTGTCTGCATATTCATTGAAAGTACTCACAGCTTTAGTTGGCAGGAAGTGAACAATTACAGCACCATCAAGCACTATGCAATCATATGTTGATGGTGGATCAGGTGATTCACAATCAAGACATCCCAGAAGATCTGACTTTGAGCTAGGTAAGTTTAGCTTTCCGAAGTCTGAGAGGGAAGGTGGGAAAGATAGTATCTCATGCGCAAAGAATTCGGTCAGGTCTCCATCACGATTCTGCATGGAGATGTACAATTGTCCAAAGAGAGCTACATTGTTTTGAAGCACTTGGATCTTTTTCCCTTGCTTTGATGTTGTTTTTATTTGTGGTCTTTTGAAGAGAGCAAGAGAATTTCTCTTGATAGGCTCGTGAATAGAGGTGGTGCAGTTTTCAAGGATGTTTGTTACAAAATCCTGATACTGCTTGATGCCTGTGTCTTCCAAATTATACAAAGCAAGTCTAACCGATTCATCCGCACAATTTCTACTGTCAAGTGTTACAAGCTCCTCACAATCATCAAGGAAAGGATTTCCCATTCTCTCCATTGTTTTAAACAGACTGTTAACCTGCTTCTGAAACGTCTTCTGTGCTGCACCACCCTGCTCATGATTCTGAAAATTCCTGGGATTGTCTGGGTTGGTTTCAGGTAAGTACTCTTCTTCGAATTGTCTCTGCAGCTTGGGTAGCTCTGGCCCTGATAACATCCAGCGTCTGAATGCAGTAGGGTTTTCTGTAAGTCCAACACAGCCACCAGAACCTTTCACATAGGCATTTTCTTGCTCATGGGCCTGATCAAATGGCATTGCTGAAAACTTGTTGTTGGTCTTGGATAAAACCCAGTGTCCTTGGTTTTCGAACTCATCTCTAATACAACTAGGTAAAGCTTTCATGTCTCTGATGTGGACAGGCACCCATCTTGAGTAATTAGTGTGGTCCAAGGCAAAGAATAGTGGTGTAACTTTCTCTAGAACTTCTACAAACAAAGGAAAATTCTTCTCTCTGTGAGCGCGGACAAATATCAGAATAAGGGTTTCATACCGCAAGATAAGGTCCCAGTACATAAAGGTAGGGCTCTTCTGGCACATGCTATTCCTCCATACACCTTCTGATTCACTGCTCTGGGGCTGGTGGAAAGCTTCCTTTTGTAGCTTCTGGAGAGTCAAGAGGGTGACTTGGTGGGCATGTCTAGTTCGAATGAGGTGCGAAGCCTTCAGAAACGAGTCAGCTGTACCAGAAGTGGCAACCTCGGCTTCAGTTAAAGCTGTAGTCCAACCAGACGATTCCAAGTGTATTCCAAAGGGTCATTTCTATATGCAAACCACCCATCATAACCACATGTACTGACTCACCATAAACATCTGGCCACTTCCACTGCACAAGCTTTGCCAAGGCAAAGAGAGGCTGGTCAAACGTGGTGACAGGAATCTGTCCTGGGTTGAGATATTTAATTGCTTGCCTATGTATGTCCATGCCATGCTTTATCATTGCAGGGGTAGCAGACTTCTCATAGAAAAGAGGCAATAGTGCACAAACAGCAGGAGGGTCTACTGCAAGAGGCTGCTGCGAAGCATGATATGCTGCCCATACCAAGGCATCTTTACTGGTTAGGTCATTCCTGTCCAATAATTCTAATGCATGCTCAGTCCACCTTTTCTCTTTGGATTTTGCTTCCTCCAGACGTACTTCAAGCAGTTCTATGCTGCTTGTTGATTGCTTTGGTACTTGAATAGTATTTGCTGCCAGAGCCACAGCTGGGACTATAGCATAGCTGTCAGGTAGTGAGAACTTCTTGGGTCCTACTGGAGGTACTGTTACATTAATTGGAGGTCTGTATTCACCAGGAGCAACTTTTGTTGGGAGCTGGAAAAGACTTAGGCCAGTGCCATGAAAGGCATCCACAGCAGTAGTTGAGCTAGGGTTGTGGTCTAAATTGTCTAGAGCACCTACAGTGAAAACTCCCTTTCGAAGCAGAGCAGGTGCAACCATGCCATCTTCTTCAAATCGCTCACAGACTGAAGTAGCTAAAGAATCCTCAAGTTCTAAAACCCGGTCATATGAAATGCTAATACCCATTTGGTATAACTGTTGGATGAGCTTTTTGCTCCTTGTCATCTGATGTATGTTAAGACCAATATATATGGGGAGAGGTGGCTCACGATTCAAAGTGTGTCTTGTTTTGACAGAAGAACTGGAAGGCCTTTTCTTTATGTGATAGAGAATGAGTTGGCTGATGGTGAGACAGGCTTGGGATTCGTGTTCATCCTGATCTTTTAAATTAGGCCCATTGAATATGAGGGAAACTAGGGACTTGAGGCTTGATGGTACTGAACTCTCTTGGCAGCCTGGTGAAAAACTTCCAGAAAACTGAATGCATTTATGATTAAAGACATCATTTCGAATTATTGCTGCAGCTTTAGCCAGAATAACAGAAAAATCCCTTTTCTTTAGTGCTTCCTTTAGCATGTGGTGCAAGGCATGATTGAAAATTATAATGGTATTTCTTCCATCATACTGTTCTTGTGCATCTGGGAAGTGCTTTAGTAATAGGTCTTTTAACCTAGTCTTATTAATAGTCTTCAAGATACCTAACTCTGCAAGACGATTTACATAGAGGGAGTGAATCTCAGAGAGCTTGAAGAGTAAATCACCTGACTCTACAGCTTTCTCAATATAGCTTGTCAGCTCTACGAACACTCTAGGCTCATTCATCTTCTCTTCATCCATTCTTCTCTTTTCTCCTTCTTGATTCAACCTCCTGACATTACTTCTGTAACGATTTCTCAGAGCTGTTAGACAATTCAAGTGGTACTTGGATTCTTTTGCAGTGAGATCTCCTCCATCAATTCAAGTGAGAAGGCAGGTATCCTGTAATTCTGTGATCATGGTCCGGATGTTGGAGTCAGCGTCAAATGTCGAAACCTGGTGGAGATCACCTTCTTCTTGTCCCTTTTCACAAAACAAACAGCTGTTAACTTCCATTGCCTGGCGTTTCCTTTGTGGTGTTCTCAAATCATCAGAACTTGTGATGCTGATGCTCCTTTTCTTGGCTTTGGCAAGCTTAGAATTGTTATATTTTAGATGGCATGATTTGTGCCAAGAAGCATTGTGGGTTGCAAGATCACCAGCACTATAATCACATGGAAAAGATAATTTGGTTGGAAGAGCATTAATATCTTGAAACTGTTTAATATTGGTTAAAAATGATTCATAGGCATCTGTCATCTTTTCATAGCTTGTTCCAGGGGTTTGCATTGGACATCGCAATGGTTCACTTTTATCTTGCTGGCAAATAATGCACTTATTCCAATCTAGTTCCATGTTCTAGAAACACATAGTCTTACCACAATGTGACACAAGCTAATAACTCACCAAAGAACTCAAAAGATTCTATCAGTCTGTTAATCACAAAATGAAACACATGGTATTTTACTTTCTTATTAGTGATCTGCAAGCATTACGTCATACAAAATTGTAGTTTACCAGCTGTGTTGTGTATTTAATGCTTGTTTTGAACATACAATGTACGAATTAGATGGCTTCTGTACAACAAAACATAATAGTTTAGTAATTGTAACATGATTTCTAAAAACACTAAATAGAGCATTTTAGCTGAACTTAAATTGTGTAAATAAAGTTCTACAATGAACCTTCGTGAGGGCTCCTAGGCTAAAATTGATTAATAGGTCCTAAGGAAGTCTCATACCAAATTTGGCGCTTTTGTCCACTCCGTAACAGTAAAGTCAAAATATGACGCTAAGCCACTTGACTATCACTAATAAACAACTACAAATTAGCATGTGTTGTCTAAACTTGAGAATCACATAGCAGCAACATTTCATTTTGTTGCTTAGCTTTTTTTGCACAACAAAAGAAGACTTCAGTATGAAATACTGTACAGTCACAACCATTATGATGTACTTACAACACAACTACACACAACCGCTATGGTACAACCAGTGACAACTACTGGTCACATGTACTTTCTGTTATATATGTATGGATTTATCAGTACACATAATTTACAATTCATTCTTGTATGAAGAAGCAACCTATTTTAACTCAAGTAATATTTCTTTTGTTTCAGTGGTGGACAGAAGCGACGTATTTCCTTTGCTCTTGCTCTGCTTCAGGAGCCACCATTGTTGATACTGGATGAGCTAACTGTTGGAATTGATCCCTTGTTGAGAGCTAAGTAATGCTGTGACTAATAATCAAGTAGTGCTTGTATTAGGAtgtgtttatttattatttaggATCTGGCGTCATTTACTGGAGATTACCTCAGCTGGTAACACAACTATCGTTATCACCACCCACTACATTGAGGAGGCCAGACAGGCCCATGTGGTGAGTTTTAGAGGCTCTTATTGGTTATGTGTCTGTAATTGTGGTACTGATTTTGTCTTAATTTAGGTCGGTCTCATGAGATCAGGTAAACTGTTGGCCCAGTCCAAACCTGACGATCTCATCAGAGCCTTCAATGTTACTGTAAGTTATATAGTTGCATAGACATAATCATGATAGTATCAATTGCTTTGTTATCAAAGACTCTGGAAGATGTTTTGCTAAAGTTATCTGAAGAAGATGAACTTACTGGACAGAAGAAGGCCAGCAAATCAGGAGCAGCCGTCGTACGtaactgcaaaaaaaaatgattTCATGTATTTAATAATTCTATTCCCAGAGTTATCCCACTTCAGCAGAGCCAACTGAGAGGACGCCATTGGTACGAGGCTCATAGGAGGAAGATGATGATGTAACACCTCCGCCACTTTTAGAGTGTAAGGTTATATCAGTGTCATCAGAACTCCTGGCTTAGATGGAAGTACATGTATTATGCATTTGTTATATTAGGTCACTTGTGTACTTTATTGATTGTTGTATGTGTTCTTAATGTTATTGCAGTACCCAAGTGTGGCATACCAAATCCTCCCAAGTTTTTTAACTTAGCTGCACTAATTTGAAAACAGTTTATGAAATTCTTCCGTGAACcactgtg
The Dysidea avara chromosome 7, odDysAvar1.4, whole genome shotgun sequence genome window above contains:
- the LOC136260350 gene encoding ABC transporter G family member 23-like isoform X2, which gives rise to MDYSAVDSDAKTLAIQTQDLHKFYGTGRNAFHALKGLNLSVPYGTLYGLLGASGCGKTTLLRCVLGRLPIHSGQISFMGKPPGAPGHTVLGKYVGYMPQETALIYEFTMLELMYYFGILYRMNMKYTRKRTEFLKEFLNLPTIHCRCGIMSGGQKRRISFALALLQEPPLLILDELTVGIDPLLRAKIWRHLLEITSAGNTTIVITTHYIEEARQAHVVGLMRSGKLLAQSKPDDLIRAFNVTTLEDVLLKLSEEDELTGQKKASKSGAAVSYPTSAEPTERTPLVRGS